A single Rattus norvegicus strain BN/NHsdMcwi chromosome 5, GRCr8, whole genome shotgun sequence DNA region contains:
- the LOC134486948 gene encoding uncharacterized protein LOC134486948 has product MVAAIAVLIKDARKLTLGQPFTILAPHAVEALVKQPPDRWLSNSHMTHYQALLLDAEQVQFGPVVALNPATLLPLPEEAEQHDCLQILTEVHRTRPDLSDQPLQNADHTWYTDGNSFLTEGERKAGAAVTTEDKVIWAKALPAGTSAQRAELIALTQALKMTKGKRLNIYTDSRYAFAMTHIHGEIYRRWGLLTSEGKDMAKILALLEALFLPKRLSIMYCPGHQKGHNPEARGNRLADATAREAAMNKQILPLNSPDQPTPPPVGQTSWVYAHEDIELLKKMGAIYHPQLKQWVYKGLLN; this is encoded by the coding sequence atggtggctgctattgctgtcctgatcaaggatgctagaaaattgactttgggacagccattcaccatcctagcaccccacgcagtggaggccttggtaaagcagcccccagaccgctggctctctaattcccacatgacccactaccaagccttgttactagatgcagaacaggttcagtttggacccgtagtcgccctcaatcctgccaccttgcttcccctaccagaggaggcagaacagcatgactgcctacaaatcctcacagaagtacatagaaccaggccggacctatcggaccagcctcttcagaatgctgaccacacatggtacacggatggcaACAGCTTCTTgacagagggagagcgaaaggctggagctgcggtcactacggaggacaaagtgatttgggcaaaagccctgcctgctggtacctccgcacaacgggctgaactcatcgccttgactcaggcgctcaagatgacaaaaggtaagaggctaaatatatatacagacagccgttatgcctttgccatgacacacatccacggggagatctaccggaggtgggggctgctcacatctgagggtaaagatatggctaaaattctggccctcttagaagccctattcttgcccaaaagactgagtattatgtattgtccaggacaccaaaaagggcacaacccagaggcacgaggaaaccggctggccgatgccacggcgcgagaagcggccatgaacaaacaaatcttgcccttaaatagcccagaccaacccacgcccccaccagtgggacaaaccagttgggtttacgcccatgaggacatagagctcctaaaaaaaatgggggccatctaccaccctcaactaaaacagtgggtctacaaaggacttttgaattga